The Gillisia sp. Hel_I_86 genome has a segment encoding these proteins:
- a CDS encoding glucosaminidase domain-containing protein — MYKIKLHKLFIGLFLLLFLASCGSKKKVASKRDNQSATRTESAPRGSYANVVENYVAKFAVIAQEEMRLYKIPASITLAQGILESGAGKGELTRRANNHFGIKCHDWEGDKVYHDDDRSKECFRKYNDPKYSYRDHSLFLSQRRRYADLFKLDPDDYEAWAKGLRAAGYATDRMYPRKLIDLVERYNLDRFDSEVLGKTYKSDRKKVVAQTNGSNSYIVQKGDTLYSIAKRNNTSVETLQKINNLPNTNIAIGQELIVESTSN, encoded by the coding sequence ATGTATAAGATAAAACTTCATAAACTTTTTATAGGGCTCTTTCTTTTGCTGTTTCTGGCTTCTTGTGGAAGTAAAAAGAAGGTGGCTTCAAAAAGGGACAATCAGAGCGCTACTAGAACAGAGAGTGCTCCCAGAGGATCTTATGCCAATGTTGTAGAAAATTATGTTGCTAAATTCGCAGTGATAGCGCAAGAGGAAATGAGACTTTATAAAATCCCGGCTAGCATTACACTGGCACAGGGAATTCTGGAATCTGGAGCGGGAAAAGGCGAGCTCACAAGAAGGGCTAATAACCATTTTGGAATAAAATGTCATGACTGGGAAGGTGATAAAGTGTACCATGATGATGATAGATCTAAGGAATGTTTTAGAAAATATAACGATCCTAAATATTCTTACAGGGATCACTCCTTATTCTTAAGTCAGCGTCGGCGTTATGCAGATCTTTTTAAATTGGATCCCGATGATTACGAAGCTTGGGCAAAAGGCCTTCGAGCTGCGGGTTATGCCACAGACAGAATGTACCCTAGAAAACTTATAGACTTAGTAGAGCGTTACAATTTGGATAGGTTTGATAGCGAAGTTTTAGGGAAAACATATAAAAGCGACAGAAAAAAGGTAGTTGCGCAAACAAATGGATCAAACAGCTATATAGTTCAAAAAGGGGATACCTTATATTCTATAGCAAAACGAAATAATACAAGTGTAGAAACACTGCAAAAAATCAATAATTTGCCTAATACCAATATTGCTATTGGGCAAGAACTTATTGTGGAATCTACGTCAAATTAA
- a CDS encoding 1-aminocyclopropane-1-carboxylate deaminase/D-cysteine desulfhydrase, whose product MQEADFNFTSSANQMVAHFEPSNISLYLKREDLIDLFVSGNKFRKLKYNISKALEINSTTLLTFGGAYSNHIAATAAAGKKYGLKTIGIIRGDELGNDLEKTLATNETLKYAAAHGMQFHFISRDRYKRKEEPDFIKNLKNQFGDFYFLPEGGTNPLAIKGCEEILTEEDKDFNYICSSVGTGGTIAGIINASKPDQYILGFPALKGDWLSTEIKKYTTKNNWRLITDYHFGGYAKVNSELIYFINLFRKKYEIALDPVYTGKMLYGIIDMIENSKFPQNSRILAIHTGGLQGIAGMNELLTKKNLLLIDV is encoded by the coding sequence ATGCAGGAAGCCGATTTTAATTTTACTTCTTCAGCAAACCAAATGGTTGCTCATTTTGAACCTTCCAACATTTCTTTATATTTAAAAAGGGAAGATCTTATAGATCTTTTTGTATCAGGGAATAAATTCAGAAAATTGAAATATAATATTTCCAAAGCTCTGGAAATTAATTCAACAACACTTTTAACTTTTGGTGGAGCTTACTCCAATCATATTGCAGCAACCGCCGCCGCAGGTAAGAAATATGGCTTAAAAACAATTGGAATCATACGAGGAGATGAGCTGGGGAATGATTTAGAGAAAACATTGGCTACCAATGAAACTTTAAAATATGCCGCAGCTCATGGCATGCAATTCCATTTTATTTCCAGGGATCGTTATAAAAGAAAAGAGGAGCCAGATTTTATAAAGAATTTGAAGAATCAATTTGGGGATTTCTACTTTCTTCCGGAAGGAGGTACAAACCCCTTGGCAATAAAAGGTTGCGAAGAAATACTGACAGAAGAAGACAAAGATTTCAATTACATCTGTAGTTCCGTTGGTACTGGTGGCACGATTGCGGGCATTATAAATGCCTCTAAGCCTGATCAATATATATTAGGATTTCCTGCCCTTAAAGGGGATTGGCTTTCTACTGAAATAAAAAAATATACAACAAAGAATAATTGGAGATTAATAACCGACTATCATTTTGGAGGCTATGCAAAAGTAAATTCAGAATTGATTTATTTTATAAATCTGTTCAGGAAAAAATACGAGATCGCGCTCGATCCCGTTTATACAGGTAAGATGCTATATGGGATTATTGACATGATAGAAAATTCCAAATTCCCTCAAAATTCCCGTATTTTAGCCATTCATACGGGCGGACTTCAAGGTATCGCCGGAATGAACGAATTATTGACTAAAAAAAACCTTCTGCTCATAGATGTATAA
- a CDS encoding DUF5522 domain-containing protein, producing MNNFSKKIPLEKGDFYLTPEGYKCFTEQYHLKRGYCCESNCRHCPYGYNMKTNSL from the coding sequence ATGAATAATTTTTCAAAAAAGATCCCTTTAGAAAAAGGTGATTTTTACCTAACTCCAGAAGGATATAAATGTTTTACAGAGCAATATCATCTAAAAAGGGGATATTGCTGCGAGAGTAATTGCAGGCATTGTCCTTATGGATATAATATGAAAACGAATTCTTTGTAA
- a CDS encoding urocanate hydratase, with translation MNFKDLILQGIPSTLPEKRTYDPSVNHAPKRKEILNAEEKNLALRNALRYFDPEHHTTLIAEFKEELETYGRIYMFRFKPTYDIYARPVEEYPGSCLQARAIMLMIQNNLDPKVAQHPEELITYGGNGAVFQNWAQYLLVMKYLAQMEDDQTLVIYSGHPMGLFPSNTNAPRVVVTNGMMIPNYSQPDHWEKFNALGVTQYGQMTAGSFMYIGPQGIVHGTTITVLNAGRKIAKNKEDLAGKVFITSGLGGMSGAQPKAGNIAGCITVCAEINPKAVHTRHSQGWVDEVCTDLNELTNRVNLAKQNKEVVSIAYQGNIVDVWEHFDEEDLFVDLGSDQTSLHNPWAGGYYPAGMSLEESNDMMANDPEEFKIKVQESLCRQTTAINKHTKKGTYFFDYGNAFLLEASRAGANIYKNNKGEFVNSKTFKETDLENAAFAYPSYVQDIMGPMCFDYGFGPFRWVCASGLQEDLDKTDQIATDVLEKLKLEAPEEIQSQLSDNIKWIKNAKANNLVVGSKARILYADAVGRTEIAKAFNKAIAENKIGTVVLGRDHHDVSGTDSPFRETSNIYDGSRFTADMAIQNVIGDSFRGATWVSIHNGGGVGWGEVINGGFGMVLDGTVEAENRLKSMLFWDVNNGLARRSWARNKEAIFSVKRAMEQEPKLKVTLPNLVDDALFSE, from the coding sequence ATGAATTTTAAAGATCTTATCCTACAGGGAATTCCTTCAACATTACCAGAGAAGAGAACCTATGATCCCTCTGTAAATCATGCCCCGAAAAGAAAAGAAATTTTAAATGCTGAAGAAAAAAATCTTGCCCTAAGGAATGCCTTAAGATATTTTGATCCTGAACATCATACTACTTTAATAGCTGAATTTAAAGAAGAATTGGAAACCTACGGAAGGATCTATATGTTTAGATTTAAACCGACTTATGATATTTATGCTAGGCCGGTAGAGGAATACCCAGGATCCTGTTTGCAGGCGAGAGCAATCATGTTGATGATTCAGAATAACCTGGATCCCAAAGTTGCCCAACATCCTGAAGAGCTAATTACTTATGGTGGAAACGGAGCTGTATTTCAGAACTGGGCGCAATACCTATTAGTGATGAAGTATCTGGCACAAATGGAAGATGACCAGACCTTGGTGATTTACTCTGGGCATCCTATGGGGCTATTCCCATCAAATACAAATGCTCCGCGAGTGGTAGTAACCAACGGAATGATGATCCCGAATTATTCGCAGCCAGACCACTGGGAAAAATTCAATGCGTTGGGCGTAACCCAATATGGTCAAATGACTGCCGGAAGCTTCATGTATATTGGACCACAGGGAATTGTTCATGGCACTACGATCACCGTTTTAAATGCGGGGCGAAAAATAGCAAAAAACAAGGAGGATCTGGCAGGGAAGGTTTTTATAACCTCTGGTTTGGGAGGAATGAGTGGTGCGCAACCAAAAGCGGGAAATATCGCTGGCTGTATCACCGTTTGTGCCGAAATAAACCCAAAAGCGGTTCATACAAGGCATTCCCAAGGTTGGGTAGATGAAGTTTGCACAGATCTTAACGAATTAACCAATAGAGTAAATCTAGCCAAGCAAAACAAGGAAGTGGTTTCCATCGCTTATCAAGGGAATATTGTAGATGTATGGGAACATTTTGATGAAGAAGACCTGTTTGTAGACCTGGGAAGCGATCAAACATCTTTACATAATCCTTGGGCTGGGGGTTATTATCCTGCAGGGATGAGTCTTGAAGAATCGAATGACATGATGGCCAACGATCCTGAGGAATTTAAAATTAAAGTCCAGGAAAGTTTATGCAGGCAAACGACAGCAATTAACAAACACACCAAAAAAGGAACTTATTTCTTCGATTATGGCAATGCCTTTTTATTAGAGGCCTCTAGAGCAGGTGCCAATATCTATAAAAATAATAAGGGTGAGTTTGTAAATTCTAAAACATTTAAAGAGACAGATCTGGAAAATGCGGCTTTTGCTTATCCTTCTTATGTACAAGATATTATGGGGCCTATGTGTTTTGATTATGGATTTGGACCTTTTAGATGGGTTTGTGCCTCTGGCTTACAGGAAGATCTAGACAAGACAGACCAAATAGCTACAGATGTTTTAGAAAAATTAAAACTGGAAGCTCCAGAAGAGATCCAATCGCAACTATCTGATAATATAAAATGGATCAAAAATGCGAAAGCCAATAATTTGGTGGTTGGCTCTAAAGCTAGAATACTCTATGCTGATGCAGTTGGGAGAACAGAAATTGCTAAAGCTTTCAATAAAGCTATTGCCGAAAATAAAATAGGCACTGTTGTTTTAGGGAGAGATCATCATGATGTTTCGGGAACAGATTCCCCTTTTAGAGAGACCTCAAATATTTATGATGGCTCAAGATTCACAGCAGATATGGCTATCCAAAATGTGATAGGAGATAGCTTTAGGGGAGCTACCTGGGTGAGCATCCACAACGGTGGAGGAGTTGGCTGGGGAGAGGTGATAAATGGAGGTTTCGGTATGGTTCTTGATGGTACTGTAGAAGCGGAAAACCGCTTAAAATCTATGCTTTTTTGGGATGTAAATAATGGATTGGCTAGACGTTCTTGGGCACGAAATAAGGAAGCAATTTTTTCTGTAAAACGTGCGATGGAGCAAGAACCAAAACTTAAGGTCACACTCCCAAATCTTGTAGACGATGCGCTGTTTTCAGAATAG
- a CDS encoding DUF4136 domain-containing protein: MKFFKITAVLLLLAVGMTSCSTVKVASDYDQKVDFNQYKSFAFFKPGIDKADISDLDKKRILRAIEEEMISKGFTKSEEPDLLVSIFTKTKENINIYQNNSYGYGYGWGWYPWYWGAGYNTVNTTSEGTLYIDLIDSEGKELVWQGMGTAALAKEVNKKQERISEIVEKIFEKYPPGQMK; encoded by the coding sequence ATGAAATTCTTTAAAATTACAGCCGTGCTATTGTTGTTAGCTGTTGGTATGACTTCATGCAGTACAGTTAAGGTAGCATCAGATTATGATCAGAAAGTGGATTTTAATCAGTACAAAAGTTTCGCGTTTTTTAAGCCCGGAATAGACAAAGCGGATATTTCAGACTTAGATAAAAAAAGGATTTTACGTGCCATAGAGGAGGAAATGATATCGAAAGGCTTCACGAAATCCGAAGAACCAGATTTATTAGTTAGTATTTTCACTAAGACTAAAGAAAATATCAATATCTATCAGAATAATAGCTACGGATATGGCTATGGTTGGGGATGGTATCCTTGGTACTGGGGAGCAGGATACAATACTGTTAACACTACCAGTGAAGGAACGCTATATATAGATCTTATAGATTCTGAAGGTAAAGAATTGGTATGGCAAGGAATGGGTACCGCAGCGCTTGCAAAAGAAGTAAATAAAAAACAGGAAAGGATTAGCGAGATTGTAGAGAAAATCTTTGAAAAATATCCTCCCGGACAAATGAAATAG
- a CDS encoding aromatic amino acid hydroxylase: MLEKIESNEILEKLPAHLKQFIKPQDYSEYSAINQAVWRYVMRKNVEYLSKVAHKSYLEGLKQTGISIDHIPNMYGMNRILQEIGWAAVAVDGFIPPAAFMEFQAYNVLVIASDIRQIDHIEYTPAPDIIHEGAGHAPIIANPEYAEYLRRFGEIGCKAISSAKDYEMYEAIRHLSIIKEAEETPEDEIKAAEEKVAYLQNNMGAPSEMAQIRNLHWWTVEYGLIGTVENPKIYGAGLLSSIGESAWCMTDKVKKKPYSIEAAQQEFDITKPQPQLYVTPDFAHLSSVLEEFANSMALRRGGLEGINKLINSKILGTIELSTGLQISGDFTKVIESGNKPVYFQITGKTALSYRGKELVGHSVQNHPAGFGSPIGQLTGINLAIEDMSPRDLRAYDIYEEEKISFEFEGNIKVSGTIVTGTRNLQGKIILIRLKDCTVLHGEEILFQPDWGHYDMAIGKNIISAFAGPADPLSFDLITHTPSSTTIKSKKNEEKLELETLYESVRNIREGNNAKFSVQAIFDLVKKYHSNDWLLSVEIYELIFHQDPKLAKEVKEHLDKLKIRRPDVAHLIDGGLGLIENDLVLD; the protein is encoded by the coding sequence ATGTTAGAAAAAATTGAATCCAATGAAATTTTAGAGAAGCTTCCTGCCCATCTAAAGCAATTTATTAAACCTCAGGACTATAGCGAATATAGTGCTATAAATCAGGCGGTTTGGAGATATGTAATGCGTAAAAATGTAGAATATCTAAGTAAAGTGGCCCACAAATCCTATCTGGAAGGTTTAAAGCAAACTGGAATATCCATAGATCATATCCCCAATATGTATGGGATGAACAGGATCCTTCAAGAGATTGGTTGGGCAGCAGTTGCCGTAGATGGATTTATTCCACCCGCTGCATTCATGGAATTCCAAGCTTATAATGTATTGGTAATTGCTAGCGATATTCGACAAATAGATCATATAGAATACACTCCGGCACCCGATATTATACATGAAGGAGCGGGGCATGCGCCTATTATTGCAAACCCGGAGTATGCCGAATACCTGCGAAGATTTGGTGAGATAGGTTGTAAAGCGATTTCCAGTGCAAAAGATTATGAAATGTATGAAGCCATTAGGCATTTGTCCATAATTAAGGAAGCGGAAGAGACTCCAGAAGATGAAATAAAAGCGGCAGAAGAAAAAGTAGCATATTTACAAAACAATATGGGAGCTCCAAGTGAAATGGCCCAAATTAGAAATCTTCACTGGTGGACTGTAGAATACGGGCTTATTGGAACCGTTGAAAATCCTAAGATTTATGGAGCAGGATTATTATCTTCTATAGGTGAAAGTGCTTGGTGCATGACCGACAAGGTGAAGAAAAAACCATATTCCATTGAGGCCGCTCAGCAAGAGTTTGATATTACCAAACCACAGCCTCAATTATATGTAACTCCAGATTTTGCTCATTTAAGCAGCGTTTTAGAAGAATTTGCCAATTCCATGGCGTTAAGACGTGGAGGTTTGGAGGGGATAAATAAGCTTATTAACTCTAAAATTTTAGGAACAATCGAATTAAGCACTGGTTTGCAGATTTCGGGAGATTTCACTAAAGTGATAGAATCAGGCAATAAACCGGTTTATTTTCAAATTACAGGAAAAACAGCTTTATCCTATAGAGGGAAAGAACTCGTAGGCCATAGTGTACAGAATCATCCTGCTGGTTTTGGGTCTCCTATTGGGCAATTAACAGGAATCAACCTTGCTATAGAAGATATGAGTCCGCGTGATCTTAGAGCTTACGATATTTATGAAGAAGAGAAGATTTCATTCGAATTTGAAGGAAATATAAAAGTTAGTGGAACCATTGTTACAGGAACTCGAAATTTACAAGGCAAAATTATCCTTATTAGGCTAAAAGATTGTACGGTTCTACATGGCGAGGAAATATTGTTTCAACCAGACTGGGGACATTACGATATGGCGATAGGAAAAAATATAATTTCAGCATTTGCAGGCCCTGCAGACCCTTTATCCTTCGATCTTATAACCCACACCCCCTCTAGCACAACCATTAAGAGCAAAAAGAATGAGGAGAAGTTAGAACTGGAAACCCTTTATGAATCTGTAAGAAATATCAGAGAAGGGAACAATGCAAAATTTTCAGTTCAGGCAATATTCGATCTGGTTAAAAAATACCATTCCAATGATTGGCTACTTTCCGTAGAAATTTACGAACTAATATTTCATCAAGATCCAAAACTTGCAAAAGAGGTCAAAGAACATCTTGATAAATTAAAAATCCGTAGGCCAGATGTCGCCCATTTAATTGATGGCGGATTGGGATTGATTGAGAATGATCTAGTACTGGATTAA